Proteins encoded in a region of the Pseudobdellovibrionaceae bacterium genome:
- a CDS encoding helix-turn-helix transcriptional regulator, producing the protein MTNRLKGYRVMNGDLTQQDLADKVGCSRQTIHSIEAGKFVPSVELALKLARALGVRVDDLFQLEDVPLSFPRKGQGHA; encoded by the coding sequence ATGACGAATCGATTGAAAGGCTACCGCGTGATGAATGGGGATCTGACCCAGCAGGATCTTGCGGACAAGGTCGGGTGCTCCCGGCAGACGATTCATTCGATCGAAGCGGGGAAGTTCGTGCCGAGCGTGGAGCTTGCGCTGAAGCTCGCCCGCGCGCTCGGCGTGCGTGTCGATGACCTCTTTCAACTTGAAGACGTGCCGCTGAGTTTTCCGCGCAAAGGACAGGGCCATGCTTGA
- a CDS encoding segregation/condensation protein A, translated as MSLTIQLPKFEGPLALLLYLIRKEEMDIFDIEIHRITAQYLEFIRLMKELDLEVAGEFIAMASTLIQIKSRMLLPQYNEQGEIVESEDPRKELVQRLLEYQKYQEAGKMLYDRPILGRDVWARGSREKFEERILEEIELEENALYSLITSYRRMYRAAQKRVHKVAAKAQSIASRILEIKDRLIVGLRVAMSTLVDPNAKPGEEKRRAVLITFLSALELAKMGFVRLFQSDTYQEIHIQATKEIEAAAVSSVEEYESLHNEEGNAAASLEPLRVDMVPEEASGPEQLAFDTNAGTNADTNVPTEGDGDFVLREEGDEENLEAELAPDEIASDDEILAAELALDGVVLDEAPPAVPVGEMINPNLDAIELPAVPVMVAEESAAEVMNLASSEMTASEELSGDVADDVADDLALEVVEELAPIEIEEPVALEMSATESTQSNEETALEAVEAIPEMIQAEVEVEAPSETAPAGAAVHEASRFAGASVFDSELTASTEAAPVVEGETTPDTLNEKENEGNRDVEV; from the coding sequence CTGAGCCTCACAATTCAACTGCCTAAATTCGAGGGGCCGCTCGCGCTCCTTCTGTATCTCATCCGCAAGGAAGAGATGGATATCTTCGACATCGAGATTCACCGCATTACGGCTCAGTACCTCGAGTTCATCCGCCTGATGAAAGAGCTCGATCTTGAGGTCGCCGGCGAGTTCATCGCGATGGCGTCGACGTTGATCCAGATCAAATCGCGCATGCTCCTTCCGCAGTACAACGAGCAGGGCGAGATCGTCGAATCCGAAGATCCCCGCAAAGAACTCGTGCAGCGCCTGCTCGAGTATCAAAAATATCAAGAAGCCGGAAAAATGCTCTACGACCGTCCGATCCTGGGGCGGGACGTCTGGGCGCGCGGCTCGCGCGAGAAATTCGAAGAACGTATTCTGGAAGAGATCGAACTCGAAGAGAACGCGCTCTACTCTTTGATCACGTCCTACCGTCGGATGTACCGTGCCGCCCAGAAGCGCGTGCACAAAGTCGCGGCGAAAGCGCAATCGATCGCGAGCCGGATTCTCGAGATCAAAGATCGCCTGATCGTGGGCCTGCGGGTGGCGATGTCGACGCTCGTCGACCCGAACGCGAAACCCGGCGAAGAAAAACGTCGCGCGGTTCTGATCACGTTCCTGTCGGCGCTGGAGCTCGCGAAGATGGGCTTCGTTCGACTGTTCCAGAGCGACACCTATCAAGAGATCCACATTCAAGCGACGAAAGAAATCGAAGCCGCCGCGGTTTCGAGCGTCGAAGAGTACGAAAGTCTACACAACGAAGAAGGCAATGCGGCCGCGAGCCTTGAGCCTTTGCGGGTCGACATGGTGCCGGAAGAGGCTTCGGGTCCGGAGCAGCTCGCGTTTGATACGAACGCTGGCACGAACGCCGACACGAATGTGCCGACTGAAGGCGACGGCGACTTCGTCCTGCGCGAAGAGGGCGACGAAGAGAACCTGGAAGCGGAACTCGCACCGGACGAGATCGCCAGCGACGACGAGATCCTCGCCGCAGAGCTTGCGCTTGACGGCGTGGTCTTGGATGAGGCGCCGCCGGCGGTTCCTGTGGGCGAGATGATCAATCCGAATCTCGACGCGATCGAGCTGCCCGCGGTCCCGGTGATGGTCGCGGAAGAATCGGCAGCTGAGGTCATGAACCTCGCGTCGAGCGAGATGACCGCGAGCGAAGAGCTTTCGGGCGACGTTGCGGATGACGTTGCGGATGACCTTGCGCTTGAAGTTGTGGAAGAGCTTGCGCCGATCGAAATCGAAGAGCCCGTCGCGCTCGAAATGAGCGCGACGGAATCAACGCAATCAAATGAAGAGACCGCGCTTGAAGCGGTCGAGGCCATTCCGGAAATGATCCAGGCCGAGGTCGAAGTTGAAGCGCCATCCGAAACGGCGCCCGCAGGGGCGGCCGTTCACGAGGCGTCGCGTTTCGCCGGCGCCAGCGTCTTCGATTCGGAGCTGACGGCATCGACGGAAGCCGCGCCGGTGGTCGAGGGTGAAACCACGCCCGACACTTTGAATGAAAAAGAAAATGAGGGGAACCGCGATGTCGAAGTCTAA
- a CDS encoding 6-carboxytetrahydropterin synthase, giving the protein MPRFFHREEIRFTAAHRYEQARFSDEENALTFGPCYNPDGHGHDYRLVAEVELRDAGDRASIHALQEALWQIHELVDHRHLNHHLPRFQSAKVVPTTENLSQFLFDELKTRAPQTQLTWLRLYERPDLYSELRTP; this is encoded by the coding sequence ATGCCGCGTTTTTTCCATCGCGAAGAGATTCGTTTCACCGCCGCCCACCGCTACGAGCAAGCCCGCTTCAGCGATGAAGAGAACGCGCTGACCTTCGGTCCTTGCTACAATCCCGATGGCCACGGTCACGACTACCGGTTAGTTGCAGAGGTCGAACTGCGGGACGCGGGAGATCGCGCCAGCATCCACGCGCTTCAAGAAGCCCTCTGGCAAATCCACGAGCTGGTCGATCATCGCCATCTCAATCACCACCTCCCACGCTTCCAAAGCGCAAAGGTCGTCCCGACGACAGAAAACCTAAGCCAGTTCCTTTTCGATGAATTAAAAACCCGCGCGCCCCAAACCCAACTCACCTGGCTCCGCCTCTACGAACGCCCGGACCTCTACTCCGAACTCCGGACACCGTAA
- the scpB gene encoding SMC-Scp complex subunit ScpB, with amino-acid sequence MTADAEELAAEAPESEELSAEEEAANELEAADAVEDDGGETAALDDKNVFEEMIEAAGTAEENEEELAAHAEELEGSELEGFESAAIDELEFIEDERLESIIEAMLFASDRPISFATFKMTFKGTNIKSEMIRRTLENLSIEYAGGRRGISLDEVPGGYQLRTKLDNMKFLTRNLKVRPFKVSGPALEVLSIVAYKQPVIKSEIDDIRGVESGHLLRALMEKGLVQFEGKSDFPGRPMLYGTSKKFLEIFGLRNLKELPTLSQIDELLPEGIGEDEGENKPKLADVTDEMSQALVGTYSDGEEELMKISATLEDIDVSSEFFEKEKLKQRESRDAEKATNLREAVMLGEEIPTRDKNWLQRYDEALASGTTLAAIATQKEKARLANVKNKKTAGTMGEAESDAQADAIADGAVAVELSADAEASVALEVQDAEEILEEDAEARSIAGELSALSIDSEEDEDAPVRFDEEEDISLDQDLNVPYHDDEEADGEPEAQA; translated from the coding sequence ATGACCGCGGACGCCGAAGAGCTCGCGGCCGAAGCCCCCGAGAGCGAAGAACTGAGCGCCGAAGAAGAAGCGGCGAATGAGCTCGAAGCGGCCGATGCCGTCGAAGACGACGGTGGCGAAACCGCCGCGCTCGACGACAAGAACGTCTTCGAGGAAATGATCGAAGCGGCGGGTACCGCCGAAGAAAACGAAGAAGAACTTGCCGCCCATGCGGAAGAACTCGAGGGCTCAGAACTTGAGGGCTTCGAGTCGGCGGCAATCGATGAACTGGAATTCATCGAGGACGAACGTTTGGAGTCGATCATCGAAGCGATGCTGTTCGCTTCGGATCGTCCTATCTCGTTTGCGACGTTCAAAATGACCTTCAAGGGCACGAACATCAAAAGCGAGATGATCCGTCGCACGCTCGAGAACTTGTCGATCGAATATGCCGGAGGTCGCCGCGGTATCAGTCTGGATGAAGTGCCGGGTGGGTATCAGCTGCGCACGAAGCTCGACAATATGAAGTTCCTGACCCGGAACCTTAAAGTTCGTCCCTTCAAGGTGTCGGGACCGGCGCTGGAAGTGCTGTCGATCGTGGCCTACAAACAACCCGTCATCAAATCCGAGATCGACGACATTCGGGGCGTCGAAAGCGGGCACTTGCTGCGCGCGCTCATGGAAAAAGGCCTCGTGCAGTTCGAGGGCAAATCCGATTTCCCGGGGCGCCCTATGCTTTACGGAACAAGCAAAAAGTTCCTGGAGATTTTCGGGCTGCGCAATCTGAAGGAACTCCCGACGCTTTCGCAGATCGACGAGCTGCTGCCGGAAGGCATTGGTGAAGATGAAGGCGAAAATAAACCGAAGCTTGCCGACGTGACGGACGAAATGTCCCAGGCGTTGGTCGGAACGTATTCGGACGGCGAAGAAGAGCTGATGAAAATTTCGGCGACGCTCGAAGACATCGACGTGTCCTCGGAATTTTTCGAAAAAGAAAAACTCAAGCAGCGTGAATCGCGCGACGCCGAAAAGGCGACGAACCTGCGCGAAGCGGTGATGTTGGGTGAAGAGATCCCGACCCGCGATAAAAACTGGCTGCAGCGTTACGACGAAGCGCTCGCTTCGGGCACCACACTCGCCGCGATCGCGACGCAAAAAGAAAAAGCGCGTCTCGCGAACGTGAAGAATAAAAAAACGGCGGGGACCATGGGTGAGGCCGAGTCCGACGCGCAGGCGGACGCCATCGCCGACGGTGCGGTCGCGGTGGAACTCAGCGCCGATGCCGAGGCTTCGGTCGCGCTCGAGGTGCAAGACGCGGAAGAAATTCTGGAAGAAGACGCCGAGGCCCGTTCGATCGCGGGCGAGCTGAGTGCCCTTTCCATCGATTCCGAAGAGGACGAGGACGCGCCGGTTCGCTTTGACGAAGAGGAGGATATCTCCCTCGATCAGGACCTGAATGTCCCGTACCATGACGACGAAGAAGCTGACGGCGAGCCCGAAGCCCAGGCCTAA
- a CDS encoding acyl-CoA dehydrogenase, which produces MTENARPALTTFSSDEQAFREAVRDFAESEIKPLVLKMDEEQQMDKNLIGKLFEMGLMGVENPEKYGGTGSSFTMACVAVEELARVDGSVSVMMDVQNTLCTNAFLKWGNEAIKDKYLPKLAKDWVGAYALSESSSGSDAFALKLRAEQKGDKYVLNGSKLWITNGNEASLFIVFANIDPSKGYKGITAFVVEKGFPGFKVGKKEDKLGIRASSTCELLFENCEVPAANVLGEVGKGYKIAIETLNEGRIGIGAQMLGIAQGAYEAALGYVKTREQFGKPIAQFQAVQFQLAEMRVSLEAARLLVYNAARLKDAGEDFIEPAAMAKLYASRAAEKITSTAIDLFGGNGFTREYPVEKFWRDAKIGQIYEGTTNMQLNTIAKMELDR; this is translated from the coding sequence ATGACTGAAAATGCTCGCCCCGCTTTGACCACTTTTTCCTCGGACGAACAGGCCTTCCGTGAAGCCGTTCGTGATTTCGCGGAAAGCGAAATCAAACCCCTGGTCCTGAAAATGGACGAAGAACAGCAGATGGACAAAAATCTCATCGGCAAACTCTTCGAGATGGGCCTGATGGGCGTCGAGAACCCTGAAAAATACGGCGGCACCGGATCGAGTTTCACCATGGCTTGCGTCGCCGTCGAGGAACTCGCGCGCGTCGATGGCTCGGTCAGCGTGATGATGGACGTGCAAAACACGCTCTGCACGAACGCGTTTCTGAAGTGGGGAAACGAAGCGATCAAAGACAAGTACCTGCCCAAACTCGCGAAAGACTGGGTCGGCGCCTACGCGCTGTCGGAGTCTTCGTCGGGCTCGGACGCTTTCGCGCTGAAGCTGCGCGCGGAGCAAAAAGGCGACAAATACGTTTTGAACGGCTCGAAGCTCTGGATCACGAACGGCAATGAAGCTTCGCTCTTCATCGTGTTCGCGAATATCGATCCTTCGAAAGGTTACAAAGGCATCACGGCTTTCGTCGTCGAGAAAGGCTTCCCCGGCTTCAAGGTCGGCAAAAAAGAGGACAAACTCGGCATCCGCGCGTCGTCGACCTGCGAACTTCTGTTCGAGAACTGCGAAGTCCCCGCGGCGAACGTCCTCGGCGAAGTCGGCAAAGGCTACAAGATCGCCATCGAAACCCTGAACGAAGGCCGCATCGGCATCGGCGCGCAAATGCTCGGCATCGCGCAGGGCGCGTACGAAGCGGCGCTCGGCTACGTGAAGACCCGCGAGCAGTTCGGTAAACCGATCGCGCAATTCCAAGCCGTGCAATTCCAACTCGCCGAAATGCGCGTCTCGCTCGAAGCGGCGCGCCTTCTGGTTTACAACGCTGCCCGTTTGAAAGATGCGGGCGAGGATTTCATCGAGCCCGCGGCCATGGCGAAACTCTACGCCTCGCGCGCGGCCGAAAAGATCACCTCGACCGCGATCGACCTGTTCGGTGGCAACGGTTTCACCCGCGAATACCCGGTCGAAAAATTCTGGCGTGACGCGAAGATCGGTCAGATCTACGAAGGCACGACCAACATGCAGCTCAACACCATCGCCAAGATGGAACTCGATCGTTGA
- a CDS encoding rRNA pseudouridine synthase, whose translation MDKVRLSKIMSERGLCSRREADAWIEKGWVFVNGEQIKELGTRIDPDARIEISEHARREQQRLITVILNKPVGWVSAQPEGHYRPAIELLEVQNYGGEGVPRVPNPRGLKNLAVAGRLDIDSQGLLIFTQDGRIAKQLIEKDSGTEKEYLVRVSGEKHPDQIRMLTNGSLELDGQRLKRARAEWINEDQLKIVLTEGKKRQVRRMCELVGLQVRALKRVRIGQLRLGKLPEGQWRFLDDGEEF comes from the coding sequence ATGGATAAAGTGCGCCTCTCGAAAATCATGTCGGAACGCGGCCTTTGCTCGCGCCGCGAAGCCGATGCCTGGATCGAAAAAGGTTGGGTCTTCGTCAACGGAGAACAGATCAAGGAACTGGGCACGCGCATCGATCCCGACGCCCGCATCGAGATCTCGGAACACGCCCGTCGCGAACAACAGCGCCTGATCACGGTGATCCTGAATAAACCCGTGGGCTGGGTCTCGGCGCAACCCGAGGGCCACTACCGTCCCGCCATCGAACTTCTGGAAGTGCAGAACTACGGCGGAGAAGGCGTCCCCCGCGTCCCGAACCCCCGCGGCCTTAAAAACCTCGCGGTCGCGGGCCGACTCGACATCGACTCGCAGGGCCTTTTGATTTTCACTCAAGACGGACGCATCGCCAAACAGCTCATCGAAAAAGACTCCGGCACCGAGAAGGAATACCTCGTGCGCGTGAGTGGGGAAAAACACCCCGATCAAATTCGCATGCTGACGAACGGCTCGCTGGAGCTTGACGGTCAGCGCCTGAAACGCGCCCGCGCGGAGTGGATCAACGAAGATCAGCTGAAGATCGTGCTGACCGAAGGGAAGAAACGTCAGGTGCGCCGCATGTGCGAACTCGTCGGACTTCAGGTGCGCGCGCTCAAACGCGTGCGGATCGGCCAACTCCGTTTGGGAAAACTTCCCGAAGGCCAGTGGCGTTTTCTGGACGACGGCGAAGAGTTTTAA
- a CDS encoding ribonucleotide-diphosphate reductase subunit beta — MILDPGFNLTLRPMKYPVFYEMYKNGIKNTWTVDEIDFSTDLADLQGKMKPSEKHLINRLVAFFATGDSIVGNNLVLNLYKHVNSPEARLYLSRQLYEEALHVQFYLTLLDNYIPHPDERAKAFAAVDNIPSIQKKAQFCFKWMDSINDLETLRSPEDRRKFIMNMTCFASCIEGMFFFAAFAYVYFLRSKGLLQGLASGTNWVFRDESMHIAFANEVIQTARREEPTLFNAQMSDMVVQMMEDAIDCEMGFAADILEHGIAGLSIKDMRQYLEFVADQRLEALNIAPRFHSKNPFPFMELQDMQELANFFERRVSAYQMGVSGAVSFDESF; from the coding sequence ATGATTTTAGATCCTGGCTTTAACCTGACCCTACGCCCGATGAAATATCCGGTTTTCTACGAGATGTACAAAAACGGCATCAAGAACACCTGGACCGTGGACGAAATCGATTTCTCGACGGATCTGGCCGATCTGCAGGGAAAGATGAAACCCTCGGAAAAACACCTGATCAACCGCTTGGTCGCGTTCTTCGCGACCGGCGACTCGATCGTGGGCAACAACTTGGTCCTGAACCTTTACAAGCACGTGAACTCGCCCGAGGCCCGTCTGTACCTGTCGCGCCAACTCTACGAGGAAGCGCTTCACGTTCAGTTCTACCTGACGCTTCTCGACAACTATATTCCCCACCCCGACGAGCGCGCGAAAGCCTTCGCGGCGGTGGACAATATTCCGTCGATCCAGAAAAAAGCGCAGTTCTGCTTCAAGTGGATGGATTCGATCAACGATCTGGAGACTCTCCGGAGTCCCGAAGACCGTCGTAAGTTCATCATGAACATGACCTGCTTCGCTTCGTGTATCGAAGGAATGTTCTTCTTCGCGGCGTTCGCCTACGTTTACTTCCTGCGTTCGAAAGGCCTTCTGCAGGGGCTCGCGAGCGGAACGAACTGGGTCTTCCGCGACGAAAGCATGCACATCGCCTTCGCGAACGAAGTCATCCAGACCGCCCGCCGCGAAGAGCCCACGCTTTTCAATGCGCAGATGTCGGATATGGTCGTCCAGATGATGGAAGACGCCATCGATTGCGAAATGGGTTTCGCGGCGGACATCCTCGAACACGGGATCGCGGGCCTGTCGATCAAAGACATGCGTCAGTACCTGGAGTTCGTGGCCGATCAACGCCTGGAAGCGCTGAATATCGCTCCCCGTTTCCACTCGAAGAATCCGTTCCCCTTCATGGAACTGCAAGACATGCAAGAGCTCGCGAATTTCTTCGAGCGTCGCGTGTCCGCTTACCAGATGGGTGTCTCGGGCGCCGTTTCGTTCGACGAAAGCTTCTAA
- a CDS encoding site-2 protease family protein — MDLLELARNLISFFVILLFSLCFHEFAHAFVAKLRGDNTAEMMGRLTLSPFPHMDMVGTVALPLMIVVLNTMGYNMPFFGWAKPVPVNPRNLKSPRADMFWIALAGPMSNVLLALVGTAVLVFAAMSLVTTPYFPAARTLLQQFILTNLFLAIFNALPLHPLDGGKILARFLPASWNSTLEQYEQVTGMLLLALIIMGALKYLAIPVFGAFNLLMQIAQSLL; from the coding sequence ATCGATTTGCTCGAACTTGCCCGGAACCTGATCAGCTTTTTCGTCATCCTGCTGTTCAGTTTGTGCTTTCATGAATTCGCGCACGCTTTCGTCGCGAAGCTCCGGGGCGACAACACGGCCGAGATGATGGGGCGGCTGACCCTGAGTCCTTTTCCGCACATGGACATGGTCGGAACCGTCGCGCTGCCGCTGATGATCGTGGTGCTCAATACGATGGGTTACAACATGCCGTTCTTCGGCTGGGCGAAGCCGGTCCCGGTGAATCCCCGGAACCTGAAAAGCCCGCGCGCCGACATGTTTTGGATCGCGCTGGCGGGACCGATGTCGAACGTGCTGCTGGCCCTCGTCGGCACGGCCGTGCTGGTTTTCGCGGCGATGAGTCTGGTCACGACGCCTTATTTTCCGGCGGCGCGCACCCTGCTACAGCAGTTCATTCTGACGAATCTGTTTCTGGCGATCTTCAACGCGCTTCCGCTTCATCCTTTGGATGGAGGAAAAATCCTGGCGCGCTTCCTGCCGGCCTCGTGGAACAGCACGCTGGAGCAGTACGAGCAGGTGACGGGAATGCTGCTTCTCGCTCTCATCATCATGGGCGCGTTGAAATATCTGGCGATCCCGGTGTTCGGGGCCTTCAACCTGCTGATGCAGATCGCACAGAGTCTCCTTTAA
- the trpS gene encoding tryptophan--tRNA ligase, with protein sequence MTKPVVLSGSTTSGVLTLGNYIGALGPWTELMNDYESYFMVANLHSLTSFQDPKELKERTVSFFAQYLALGLDPNRATIFLQSQVPEHAELTWVLTCQTPLGQLERMTQFKDKSANQKEIRAGLLMYPVLMAADILLYQPKYVPVGQDQKQHIELCRDLVDYFNNKFGPTFTHPEPMIPKVGAKIMSLQDPTKKMSKSDTDAHATISILDDPKVLEKKFKRAVTDSGTVVKYATENPGIANLMTIYSVLSGNSYEAIEKEFEGKMYGHLKMRVAEVVIEKLKPVQEKHRDLMNNRDHLEALMKKGADQARARAAKTLKMVYERVGLP encoded by the coding sequence ATGACCAAACCTGTAGTTTTAAGCGGTTCGACGACATCCGGTGTTCTGACGTTAGGCAATTACATTGGCGCCCTGGGTCCGTGGACCGAGCTGATGAATGACTACGAATCCTACTTCATGGTCGCGAATCTGCACTCACTCACCTCGTTTCAAGATCCCAAAGAACTCAAAGAACGCACGGTGAGTTTCTTCGCGCAGTATTTGGCGCTAGGCTTGGATCCGAATCGCGCGACGATCTTTCTACAGTCGCAAGTGCCCGAGCACGCGGAGCTGACTTGGGTTTTGACCTGCCAGACGCCGCTCGGTCAGCTTGAGCGCATGACGCAGTTTAAAGACAAGTCCGCCAACCAAAAAGAAATCCGCGCGGGCCTTCTGATGTACCCGGTCCTGATGGCCGCGGACATTCTGCTTTATCAACCGAAGTACGTTCCGGTCGGTCAGGACCAAAAGCAGCACATCGAACTGTGCCGTGATCTCGTCGACTACTTCAACAACAAGTTCGGCCCGACCTTCACGCACCCCGAGCCGATGATCCCGAAGGTCGGCGCGAAGATCATGTCGCTGCAGGACCCGACTAAAAAGATGTCGAAGTCGGACACGGATGCGCACGCGACCATCTCGATCCTCGATGATCCGAAGGTGCTCGAGAAGAAATTCAAACGCGCCGTCACGGACTCGGGAACCGTCGTGAAGTACGCGACCGAAAACCCCGGCATCGCGAACTTGATGACGATCTACTCGGTCCTTTCCGGAAACTCCTACGAAGCCATCGAGAAAGAGTTCGAAGGCAAGATGTACGGACACCTGAAGATGCGGGTCGCGGAAGTCGTCATCGAGAAACTCAAGCCCGTCCAAGAAAAGCACCGCGACCTCATGAACAACCGCGATCACCTCGAAGCCCTCATGAAAAAGGGCGCGGACCAGGCACGGGCCCGCGCCGCGAAGACCCTTAAGATGGTTTACGAGCGCGTCGGACTCCCCTGA
- a CDS encoding transglycosylase SLT domain-containing protein: MKKQLLFALVCLLVSGCASTQLDSQQRSGRRVRKAPQLLVQPAATVESDNLAFNAEALSHAAAENVAEESTPIENIGGHEGGESKEQVRSSIMSIKPENNELVQKWIQYFAVRDKERFQRFMDRGEKYRELIESTLEDNELPAELYYLAMIESGFNTHANSTAKAKGVWQFMPATGKRYGLEVGVQVDERRDPIRATEAAARYLKDLHNVFGSWHLAMAAYNAGETRIMNAVFRGKSRDFWELGKKRVLPTETANYVPKMLAAMIIARDYKRYGFRTPQGETMPDLDAAEVSSPVRLASIAQETGLSLDLLQAANPHLLKGHTPINHRSYEVWVPTNQVALVQSRRANIARHVFRANVRVAMAATEDASPSIHVVKRGENLSLIARKYNMSVAQLIKSNGLPRSGKIHKGQRLRVTGDAVARGPVREEGSDVGRAREILARSKNIPGTVANRKLASPAGRSVTHRVKRGENLNLISRKYGVSIADIKTKNRLRRDVLHVGQLLRVQ, encoded by the coding sequence ATGAAAAAACAGCTGCTCTTCGCTCTGGTTTGCCTTTTGGTTTCGGGTTGCGCGTCGACTCAACTCGACTCGCAACAACGGTCGGGTCGCCGGGTGCGCAAGGCGCCGCAACTGCTGGTCCAGCCTGCCGCCACCGTCGAAAGCGACAATCTGGCGTTCAACGCCGAAGCGCTCAGTCACGCCGCGGCCGAAAACGTCGCCGAAGAATCGACGCCCATCGAAAACATCGGCGGCCACGAAGGCGGCGAATCCAAAGAGCAGGTCCGCTCCTCCATCATGAGCATCAAGCCTGAAAACAACGAGCTCGTGCAGAAGTGGATTCAATACTTCGCCGTTCGCGACAAAGAGCGCTTCCAGCGGTTCATGGATCGCGGCGAGAAGTACCGCGAACTCATCGAGTCGACCCTGGAAGACAACGAACTTCCCGCCGAGCTGTACTACCTGGCGATGATCGAAAGCGGTTTCAATACCCACGCGAACTCGACCGCGAAGGCCAAAGGCGTGTGGCAGTTCATGCCCGCGACCGGCAAACGTTACGGGCTGGAGGTCGGCGTGCAAGTCGACGAGCGCCGCGATCCGATTCGCGCAACCGAGGCGGCCGCGCGCTATCTGAAGGATCTGCACAACGTCTTCGGCTCGTGGCACTTGGCGATGGCCGCGTACAACGCCGGTGAAACCCGCATCATGAACGCCGTCTTCCGCGGGAAAAGCCGCGATTTCTGGGAGCTCGGTAAAAAGCGCGTGCTGCCCACCGAGACCGCCAACTACGTTCCCAAAATGCTCGCCGCGATGATCATCGCCCGCGACTACAAACGTTACGGCTTCCGCACGCCCCAGGGCGAAACCATGCCGGACCTCGATGCGGCGGAAGTCTCCTCGCCGGTGCGTCTGGCTTCGATCGCGCAAGAGACGGGGCTTAGCCTGGATCTTCTGCAAGCGGCGAATCCGCACTTGCTGAAGGGTCACACGCCGATCAATCACCGCTCCTACGAAGTGTGGGTCCCCACGAATCAAGTCGCGCTGGTGCAGTCGCGTCGCGCGAATATCGCGCGCCACGTTTTCCGCGCGAACGTGCGCGTGGCGATGGCGGCGACCGAAGATGCGTCACCTTCGATTCACGTCGTGAAACGCGGCGAGAACTTGAGCCTCATCGCCCGCAAGTACAATATGTCGGTCGCGCAGTTGATCAAGTCCAATGGCCTTCCGCGCTCAGGCAAGATCCATAAAGGTCAGCGCCTGCGCGTGACCGGCGATGCGGTCGCTCGCGGCCCCGTGCGCGAAGAGGGCTCGGATGTCGGCCGCGCCCGCGAGATCCTCGCGCGCTCCAAAAACATCCCCGGCACCGTCGCGAACCGCAAACTCGCGTCTCCCGCCGGCCGCTCGGTCACCCACCGCGTAAAACGCGGCGAAAACCTCAACCTCATCTCCCGCAAATACGGCGTCTCCATCGCCGACATCAAAACCAAAAACCGCCTCCGCCGCGACGTCCTCCACGTCGGCCAACTCCTCCGCGTCCAGTAG
- the lepB gene encoding signal peptidase I, with translation MKTWILENKGFLLGLVLLFVTRMSFADHYRVPSGSMEPTIQIGDHLFVNKLAYDLKLPLLDTPLLAMNAPTRGDVVVFAFPQDPSQTYVKRLVGLPGDVIQVRRGQVRINGQELPEVRSPLPSWDPRLDGDWIVPEGEYFMMGDHRDNSSDSRDWGFVKRAQLKGRAEFLLWNAQWSGVSLARFGDGL, from the coding sequence ATGAAAACGTGGATTCTCGAGAACAAGGGCTTTCTACTTGGACTGGTGCTTCTGTTCGTCACGCGGATGAGTTTCGCCGACCATTACCGCGTGCCCTCGGGGTCCATGGAACCCACCATCCAAATCGGCGACCATCTTTTCGTGAATAAACTCGCTTACGATCTGAAACTCCCCCTGCTGGACACGCCGCTGCTCGCAATGAACGCGCCCACTCGCGGCGATGTCGTGGTCTTCGCCTTCCCGCAAGATCCCTCACAGACCTACGTGAAACGCCTTGTGGGACTTCCCGGAGACGTCATTCAGGTGCGCCGCGGACAAGTTCGCATCAACGGCCAAGAGCTGCCCGAAGTCCGCTCCCCGCTTCCCAGTTGGGATCCCCGTCTGGATGGAGATTGGATCGTTCCCGAGGGGGAGTACTTCATGATGGGCGATCATCGCGACAACTCTTCGGATAGCCGCGATTGGGGTTTCGTGAAACGCGCCCAACTGAAAGGGCGCGCCGAATTTCTGCTGTGGAACGCGCAGTGGAGCGGAGTTTCCCTCGCGCGTTTCGGCGACGGTCTTTAG